The following are encoded in a window of Verrucomicrobiales bacterium genomic DNA:
- a CDS encoding RNA polymerase sigma factor produces the protein MPSESDDSLLAQARSGNLDALDGLVRRHQSWIFNLAMRMVWRREAAEDATQEILIKAVTNLSTFEGKAAFRTWLYRIAVNHLLNVRKSEMEEQKMTFADMGASLDGVPDEELPDQRALPVETSLLVEEAKLGCITAMLMCLDRRQRLAFILGEVLGESSEVGGAALGESPANFRQLLSRARQDLYQFMNDKCGLVNRANPCRCARKASGFMRNGWLDPKSLQFSKDRIANVREVAADGMEQLHSLDRQHAELYRSQPFLAGPDLAQKLREILTQSSFNSN, from the coding sequence ATGCCCTCTGAATCCGATGACTCCCTCCTCGCTCAAGCGCGGAGCGGGAACTTGGACGCGCTCGACGGACTGGTGCGACGCCATCAGTCCTGGATTTTCAACCTTGCCATGCGCATGGTTTGGCGACGCGAGGCCGCGGAGGATGCGACCCAGGAGATTCTCATCAAAGCCGTAACCAACCTGAGCACGTTCGAGGGTAAGGCTGCCTTTCGCACGTGGCTCTACCGCATCGCGGTGAACCATCTTTTGAACGTCCGTAAATCCGAGATGGAGGAACAGAAGATGACTTTCGCCGACATGGGAGCGTCGCTCGACGGCGTGCCGGATGAGGAGTTGCCCGACCAGCGTGCCTTGCCAGTCGAGACGAGTCTCCTGGTGGAGGAGGCAAAGCTCGGCTGTATCACGGCGATGTTGATGTGTCTCGATCGACGTCAGCGCCTCGCCTTCATCCTCGGTGAAGTCCTGGGGGAAAGCAGCGAGGTGGGCGGGGCTGCGCTCGGGGAGAGCCCAGCCAATTTTCGGCAGCTGCTCAGCCGCGCCCGGCAGGATCTCTATCAGTTCATGAACGACAAGTGCGGTTTGGTGAATCGGGCCAATCCGTGCCGCTGCGCCCGCAAGGCGAGCGGCTTTATGCGCAACGGTTGGCTGGATCCTAAAAGTCTGCAGTTCTCCAAAGATCGCATCGCCAACGTTCGCGAGGTGGCTGCGGATGGGATGGAGCAGTTGCATTCCCTCGATCGTCAGCATGCCGAGCTCTACCGTTCGCAGCCCTTCTTGGCGGGCCCTGATCTGGCCCAAAAGCTGCGGGAGATTCTCACGCAATCCAGCTTCAACAGCAATTGA
- a CDS encoding DUF1398 family protein produces the protein MNVELVEQASIATLQGLKPFPEIVGMLVEAGVEYYQVDYVGRRKTFYSASGETVVTTIDYEGLPPVHEVFDPAALRADILDSQRNGQRYLEFTRRAMEAGVQGYFAFLRGKRVTYFGRQGDQHTEWFPGSAPSSR, from the coding sequence ATGAACGTTGAACTCGTTGAACAGGCGTCGATTGCCACCTTGCAGGGATTAAAGCCCTTCCCCGAGATCGTGGGAATGCTGGTCGAGGCGGGGGTGGAGTATTACCAGGTCGATTATGTCGGGCGGCGGAAAACCTTTTACAGCGCCAGCGGGGAGACCGTGGTGACGACCATCGACTACGAAGGACTGCCTCCAGTTCACGAGGTCTTCGATCCAGCCGCCTTGCGAGCAGATATCTTGGATAGCCAGCGAAACGGGCAGAGGTACCTGGAGTTCACGAGGCGTGCGATGGAAGCCGGAGTTCAAGGCTACTTTGCCTTCCTGCGTGGCAAGCGGGTCACCTACTTTGGGCGCCAGGGTGATCAGCACACCGAGTGGTTTCCTGGATCCGCACCCAGCTCCCGCTAA
- the rlmN gene encoding 23S rRNA (adenine(2503)-C(2))-methyltransferase RlmN — MSAVAPVDAPALPRSLLDLSFGQLQQVLVAGGLSPAHTRPLWRRIHRDLERTLMGQADFSPPLERWVAKNLGDQPRFLIDAPTQVADISSSDGLTRKFLLRLDDEQTIETVVMGFKGRHTACVSTQAGCAMGCVFCATGQMGFVRHLRAGEIVAQVRHAQRALRAAGQEDLRNLVLMGMGEPLHNYDAVMAALEIIRDPGGLNIGPSRITLSTVGVVPGIHRLAQEQQPYHLAVSLHGSTDEERSALVPAGRRWPLGELMAACHRYCAQTGRRIFFEWTLIAGTNDSPAHAERLAALLSGLDAHVNLIPLNPTEGYPGIASASDAAKAFQKTLQTAGIPSTVRQRRGIDVVAGCGQLRASS; from the coding sequence ATGTCCGCCGTCGCTCCAGTCGATGCCCCTGCCCTGCCCCGCTCCCTGCTGGACTTGTCGTTTGGTCAACTGCAGCAGGTGCTGGTGGCCGGCGGGCTGTCGCCCGCGCATACGCGTCCACTCTGGCGCCGGATTCACCGCGACTTGGAGCGAACTCTGATGGGGCAAGCCGATTTCTCTCCGCCGTTGGAACGGTGGGTGGCGAAAAACCTCGGAGACCAACCTCGCTTCCTCATCGATGCCCCCACCCAGGTCGCCGATATCTCCAGCAGCGACGGGCTGACACGCAAATTCCTGCTCCGCCTGGACGACGAGCAAACCATCGAGACGGTGGTCATGGGTTTCAAGGGTCGCCACACCGCCTGCGTCAGCACTCAGGCAGGGTGCGCCATGGGCTGCGTCTTCTGTGCGACCGGTCAAATGGGTTTCGTCCGCCATCTTCGCGCGGGCGAAATTGTCGCCCAGGTGCGACATGCCCAGCGCGCACTCCGGGCGGCCGGACAGGAAGACCTCCGCAACCTCGTGCTGATGGGCATGGGCGAACCCCTGCACAATTACGACGCCGTCATGGCGGCGCTGGAAATCATCCGCGATCCGGGAGGCCTCAACATCGGACCCAGCCGCATCACTCTCAGCACGGTGGGAGTGGTGCCCGGGATTCATCGACTGGCGCAGGAACAGCAGCCTTATCACCTCGCTGTCAGCCTGCATGGATCCACCGATGAGGAGAGGTCTGCGCTCGTCCCCGCTGGCCGACGGTGGCCACTGGGCGAATTGATGGCGGCCTGCCACCGTTATTGTGCCCAAACTGGTCGGCGGATTTTTTTCGAGTGGACCTTAATCGCCGGCACCAATGATTCGCCCGCACACGCCGAGCGACTGGCGGCCCTGCTATCCGGGCTGGACGCTCATGTGAATTTAATCCCGCTCAACCCCACCGAAGGTTACCCAGGAATCGCCAGTGCTTCGGATGCGGCGAAAGCCTTCCAGAAGACACTTCAAACGGCCGGCATCCCCAGTACGGTTCGGCAACGTCGCGGCATCGATGTCGTGGCCGGCTGCGGCCAACTGCGGGCCAGTTCTTAG
- a CDS encoding VTT domain-containing protein, with the protein MTAAPPFALPLGFHEWTPVVQAATLGLLTFVQEDVPTVGAALLSAAGHLHWQTGLVGVFLGIWIGDALLYWLARGVGRPLLQSAWARKCLDPAAVARSEQWFAQRGTWILLSSRFIPGTRLPTYLAAGFLRLPFGRFLLVTGTAVAVWTIGIFILAHTVGPDLLSWLEQLGSQRVSIVAGAIALLLAIRVAMKLAQRDVRRRLRSTLHRWMHWEFWPAWLFYLPVVLNYLRLAIRHRGFTVPTAANPGIFSGGFVGESKMATLRDLQRTCPEFTADAYLLAGSNASDRLASLDQLCSEHNLSLPFILKPDMGQRGAGVKLIRTREQAMDCLQRTSAPFIVQRYAPGPEEVGVFYYRMPGESQGHILAITEKLFPCVTGDGRLTVEELIWRDERARLIADTYLKKLGPRRSEILAPGQSLKLVEAGNHAQGCIFRNGAHLWSEPLERRIDTISQSIDGFFIGRYDIRYASADDLRAGRNFSIIELNGASSEATVIYDARNSLRSVYRTLFRQWDLVFSIGAANRRLGTPPTDLATLWHKWRENAARVATYPVAD; encoded by the coding sequence ATGACGGCTGCCCCACCGTTTGCGCTTCCACTGGGCTTTCACGAGTGGACGCCCGTGGTCCAGGCGGCAACCCTGGGACTTTTGACATTCGTACAAGAGGACGTGCCCACGGTGGGCGCCGCATTGCTTTCCGCCGCCGGCCACTTGCACTGGCAGACGGGACTTGTGGGGGTTTTTCTGGGCATCTGGATTGGAGACGCCCTGCTCTACTGGCTGGCGCGGGGTGTGGGCCGTCCTCTCCTGCAAAGTGCCTGGGCCAGGAAGTGCCTGGATCCAGCCGCCGTGGCGCGCAGCGAGCAATGGTTCGCCCAACGAGGCACTTGGATCCTGCTGAGCAGCCGCTTCATTCCCGGAACGCGGCTGCCCACCTACCTGGCCGCAGGGTTTCTTCGGCTACCCTTCGGCCGGTTCCTGCTGGTGACTGGAACCGCGGTCGCCGTGTGGACCATTGGCATCTTTATCCTGGCACACACGGTCGGCCCCGATCTCTTGAGTTGGCTAGAACAGCTCGGCTCGCAGCGCGTGTCCATCGTGGCGGGGGCCATCGCGTTGCTGCTCGCGATTCGCGTCGCCATGAAGTTGGCTCAACGCGATGTCCGACGCCGACTCCGCAGCACTCTTCACCGCTGGATGCATTGGGAGTTTTGGCCAGCCTGGCTGTTCTATCTTCCGGTGGTCCTGAACTACCTGCGGCTCGCGATCCGCCATCGCGGTTTCACCGTTCCCACGGCTGCCAACCCGGGCATTTTCTCCGGAGGATTCGTGGGCGAATCCAAGATGGCGACGCTGCGGGACCTGCAGCGAACCTGTCCCGAATTCACTGCCGATGCCTACCTCCTCGCGGGCAGCAACGCCTCTGACCGCCTAGCCTCGCTAGATCAGCTTTGCTCCGAGCACAACCTCAGCCTCCCATTCATTCTCAAGCCCGACATGGGCCAGCGCGGTGCCGGGGTAAAGCTCATCCGCACCCGGGAGCAAGCGATGGACTGCCTGCAACGGACGTCGGCGCCCTTCATCGTTCAGCGTTACGCGCCCGGCCCCGAGGAGGTCGGGGTCTTCTACTATCGCATGCCCGGGGAGAGCCAGGGACACATTCTCGCCATCACCGAAAAACTCTTCCCGTGCGTGACCGGCGATGGCCGGCTCACCGTGGAGGAACTGATCTGGCGGGATGAACGAGCCCGTTTGATTGCCGACACCTACCTCAAGAAGCTGGGGCCTCGGCGCTCCGAGATCCTGGCCCCGGGGCAGTCGCTGAAGCTGGTGGAGGCCGGCAACCACGCCCAAGGTTGCATCTTTCGGAACGGGGCCCATTTGTGGTCGGAGCCTCTCGAACGGCGCATCGACACGATCTCTCAGAGCATCGATGGGTTCTTCATCGGCCGCTACGACATCCGTTACGCCTCTGCCGATGATCTCCGCGCCGGACGGAACTTCAGCATTATCGAGCTGAACGGCGCCTCTTCGGAAGCCACCGTGATCTACGACGCCCGCAATTCGCTCCGCTCGGTGTATCGAACCCTGTTTCGGCAATGGGACCTCGTTTTTTCGATCGGGGCGGCCAATCGACGTCTGGGCACCCCTCCGACGGACCTCGCCACCCTGTGGCACAAGTGGCGCGAAAACGCAGCCCGCGTGGCCACCTACCCCGTGGCAGACTAA
- a CDS encoding NRDE family protein produces the protein MCTVTFIARRAGYALGMNRDEQLTRATALPPAKHDLNSRTALFPCEPTGGTWVGVNDVGITFALVNWYAIKTGMPRSAVSRGEVVRRTLAVDSIAEADSVLAALPLHRMGPFRLIGIFPARCRVLEWRWDLNRLKRLSHSWQSKTWISSGFDEPGAQRVRGRSFHDALRQNSAGQLDWIRRLHRSHRPERGPYSTCMHRDDAATVSFTEVTVQSRKACMRYTAGPPCCTLPTPAVHLALNHH, from the coding sequence ATGTGCACGGTCACTTTCATCGCTCGCCGCGCAGGCTACGCGCTCGGCATGAACCGCGACGAGCAGCTCACCCGCGCGACGGCGCTGCCTCCCGCCAAACACGACCTGAATAGCCGGACGGCTCTGTTCCCCTGCGAACCGACCGGCGGAACCTGGGTTGGGGTCAATGACGTCGGAATCACCTTCGCCTTGGTCAACTGGTATGCCATCAAAACCGGCATGCCTAGATCGGCCGTGAGCCGGGGCGAAGTGGTGCGACGAACTCTGGCCGTGGATTCCATCGCCGAAGCCGACAGCGTGCTGGCAGCACTGCCGCTCCACCGAATGGGCCCCTTCCGACTGATCGGGATCTTTCCAGCTCGGTGCCGGGTGCTGGAATGGCGCTGGGATCTGAACCGATTAAAGCGACTCAGCCATAGCTGGCAGAGCAAGACCTGGATTTCCTCCGGCTTCGATGAGCCGGGTGCCCAGCGAGTTCGAGGTCGCAGCTTCCATGACGCCCTGCGCCAGAACTCGGCCGGGCAGCTCGATTGGATCCGACGTCTCCATCGCTCGCATCGTCCGGAGCGTGGCCCGTACTCCACCTGCATGCATCGCGATGACGCAGCCACGGTCAGCTTTACCGAAGTCACGGTCCAGAGTCGCAAGGCATGCATGAGATACACCGCAGGTCCTCCCTGCTGCACGCTCCCCACGCCAGCCGTCCATCTAGCCCTGAATCATCACTAG